A portion of the Lolium rigidum isolate FL_2022 chromosome 1, APGP_CSIRO_Lrig_0.1, whole genome shotgun sequence genome contains these proteins:
- the LOC124661594 gene encoding methyl-CpG-binding domain-containing protein 2-like: MVHSHKSRRPRRKFITSDSDDDDNDYTDKDYSVEEESNQLVLYEPRTTTRRMQREVQFAEPIYHPTPLQQRPPKAKYGHSKVLPSIGAYTVQCADCFKWRIVPTKEKYEELRETISQQLFVCARACEWNRPLSCNDPEDMSQDENHVWALDKPEIPQPPPGWDRDVRIRAEGCSKFADVYYTSPSGTTLRSMVEIGRYLAENPYYIQQGVNLSQFSMLTPQPLQQDYIRKRKYPANRHLPEPLEPFEVSPLASAPPPTRRELLRMGTSASNPVDLDESEVYDAPPLRTKKRTPRQASPSSSEHTRSTVTTASSSGEPKKRSLKQVSSSRRRPTPPPSWPHSGHQPQGSLSDIEHVEL, encoded by the exons ATGGTTCATTCACACAAGTCTCGGCGTCCAAGAAGGAAGTTCATCACCAGtgacagtgatgatgatgacaatGATTACACTGACAAGGATTACTCAGTGGAAGAAGAATCaaatcagcttgtcctttatgaaccGCGGACCACCACACGTCGCATGCAAAGGGAAGTTCAGTTTGCCGAGCCCATATATCACCCTACTCCATTGCAACAAAGACCCCCGAAGGCAAAATATGGACACTCCAAAGTTTTGCCATCTATTGGTGCTTATACTGTGCAGTGCGCTGACTGCTTCAAATGGAGGATCGTTCCAACAAAGGAGAAATATGAAGAGCTGCGTGAGACTATTTctcagcaactttttgtgtgtgcAAGGGCTTGTGAATGGAACCGTCCTTTATCATGTAATGACCCCGAAGATATGTCACAGGATGAAAACCATGTGTGGGCACTTGACAAGCCAGAGATTCCCCAACCTCCTCCTGGCTGGGATAGGGATGTCAGAATCAGGGCGGAGGGATGCAGCAAGTTTGCAGATGT GTATTACACTTCCCCGTCTGGGACAACGCTGAGGTCAATGGTTGAAATTGGGAG GTACCTGGCAGAGAATCCATACTACATTCAACAAGGGGTTAATTTATCTCAGTTTTCGATGCTTACCCCTCAACCTCTGCAACAAGACTACATCAGGAAGCGTAAATATCCAGCAAATCGTCACTTGCCAGAGCCTCTTGAGCCATTTGAAG TGAGTCCGCTGGCATCTGCTCCACCCCCTACTCGAAGAGAGTTGCTTCGAATGGGCACTTCAGCTTCAAACCCTGTCGACCTCGACGAGTCTGAGGTGTACGACGCACCACCTCTGCGCACCAAGAAGAGAACTCCAAGGCAAGCGTCGCCGTCATCAAGTGAGCACACCAGGAGTACCGTGACAACAGCATCATCGTCAGGAGAGCCCAAGAAGAGAAGCCTGAAACAAGTGTCATCGTCAAGGCGCCGACCAACACCTCCACCCAGCTGGCCGCACAGCGGTCATCAACCTCAAGGGTCCTTGAGCGACATCGAGCACGTGGAGCTGTGA